The genome window CTCTGATCTCCGGGCGTTGGGCGCGTTGTGCTCCGCGCTGTGGGAATCAGGCACATCCGTCGTCGATAAATGTTCGCCGTGATTCGTTGTCGGGGTGGACATGGAGAGTCACTCCTTAGTATTCACCGGTATCACCGCGACAGGGCTCATCTCGAGTAGCTTCCTTATGAAACTTATGAACGCTGCCGATGTGTGGTGGTTACTGCTGGTTTTGTTTGTTTACGTTTCTGGGTAGGTATCCATGGAATTTCACGCTGAAAACATGGCAACATTCCCGGCATTCCCAGGCGTATTCGGTTTGCGTATCAGGGAAAAGCAATTCCGAACCGCAATAGGGACAGTTATTAATGATGGCCCGATTCGGATTCGAATGGCCTTTCTTTCCGGGAACATCACGATGAAGTTTCGGCGCCTTATCCTCCTCCGGAATATCCGTGTTGTCGGTATAAGAATTCGTAGGCGAGTTCATATCAGAATGGTTGCCGACGTCGTTTTTGATTACTGCTGCGCTCATTGCAAATCCTCGTCTGGGGCGCGAAGGACCCATTCGCGAAACTGTTCACCCTTGTTTCGATCAGCTTTATATTTGGTGACAAGCCTTTCGACGTAATCGGCGAGTCCTGCACTCGTGACTTTGTGGCCACGGAGTTTTCGTCCAAAATCGGGGTGGAATCCGAGGGCCCCTCCGAGGTGAACTTGGAATCCTTCAACGCGATTGCCATCTTGGTCGGTGACGATTTGCCCTTTGAGCCCGATATCCGCCAATTGCGTTCGGGCGCACGAGTTGGGGCAGCCATTAAGGCTGATCTTTAAGGGAACATCGAGATCACCTAAGCGTTCTTCGAGTTCGTCGGCTAACCGAACTGCGCGTTGTTTTGTCACAACGAGGGCAAGTTTGCAGAATTCCAACCCCGTGCATGAAATGATGTCGCGTCGAAAACTCGAAGGCTTCGCCGATAGTCCCTCATTATCAAGGGCATGAAGTAGATGGGGCACGCGACCCCGTTTGACGTCGAGAAATAGGAGTTCTTTATTCGGAGTGGTTCGAATTCGACCCGATCCAAATTTATCGGCGAGCTCAGCCAAGCGAATCAGCTGACGCCCTTCAGTGTGCCCAACCGTAGGTTTCACCCCCACATACTTCAGCCCATCCTGCTGGTCGTGAACGCCGATATGATCCCGATAACCTGGGGCAACCGGCGGCTCCACACCGTCGCGGAGCGGATGACCGAGGTAGTCGTTTTCCAAAACTGAACGCAGCTTTTCGACGCCCCAATCAGCGACGAGGAACTTCAGGCGAGCGCGGTTACGCAAACGTCGATAACCGTAATCGCGGAAAATGGAGACGATGCCCTCCCACACATCAGGAACCTCGTCGAGAGAAACAAACACGCCCAAACGCTGAGCAAGCATGGGATTCGTCGACAAGCCCCCGCCTACCCAAACGTCGAAACCAGGCCCATGCTCAGGATGCCTAACACCGATAAACGAAAGGTCCTGAATCTCATGCGTCACATCTTGACGAGAGTTTCCCGAAATTGCAGTCTTAAACTTCCTCGGGAGATTTGAATACTCCGGCTTAGGAAGGCGATTGTTTTTAATCTCCTCAATCGCCGGTGTTGCATCAATAATTTCATCAGCAGCGACGCCGGCCACCGGCGAACCCAAAATGACGCGCGGAACATCACCACAACCAAAATTCGTGGACAAGCCCACACTGTTTAAGCGATCCCAGATCTCCGGGACATCTTCGATTCGGATCCAGTGGAGCTGCACATTCTGACGGTCCGTAAAGTCGGCGGTTCCACGGGCGAAGTCGCGGGAAATTTCACCGATGACCGTTAGTTGCTCGGAATTAACGACGCCACCGTCTAAACGGATCCTCATCATGAAGTAATGGTCCTGGAGTTCAGCATTACTTTTGATGCTTGTTTGCTCTCCATCCATATCCTGGCGGCGCTGGGTATAAAGGCCGATCCATTTAAAACGCGGGGCGAGGTCATTCGCCGGAATGGAATCGAACCCCTGAAGCGCGTAAATATCGCGGACGCGCTGGGCGACGGCGACACCGGCGTCCTCAGCCTTGATCTTTTCGTCGTCGTTGAGGGCCTCGTGACCATCTACAGCCCACTGACCTTGGGGCTTCGGCTTTCGACGAGGACGAGAACACCCACCGGCAGCGCGTCCACCTGTGGTGCGTCCGCTGGCTCTCTGAGCGCGAGGCGAATCAGTCGACCGAGCTGCAGATGCGGCTTTTTCCCGGGTGGGAGTCGCGTCTCTCGTGCGGGACTGGGCGGAATCGTCAACGCCGGTAGCGGAGGCCTCGTGCTGAGCTGTTTCGTTACGAGTGGGGGTTGTCATGGCTTTATCCTTCGTTTCGTTGTGGCAAGAAGCCGGATCAATTGGGCTGCGTTGAGAACTCGGGGTTTCACATCGCGGGGCTATCAGATCGGGTGCCATTAGCTGGTCGGCTGGCTGGACGGCAATTGGTGGGGCCGCCGTCGGCGAGGAAGTCAGGTGAGCATCGGTTCGTCGTCACTTCCTCGTCGGTCGGAATGGTGGATTATGTACTCCACCGTCCGCGGCAGGGTGATTGTTTCAGCTTCCCCGTGAAAGGACGACCACAACTCTTCGCTTCCGAAGCAGTTATTATGTGCCTCACAGGAGCCTGTTTCACCTGATAAACGGGCTTTTATCCAACCAGCACACTGCCTGACTTCAGAGTTCCGATCGATCCCCTAGTGATAGACCAAGTTGTTTTTGATTGTGCTCAAATTCTAGACCGCTCTGTCTATTCTTTCAACTTTTTAGAGACATCGTGCCCCTGACACTGAAGCAGATGCCTGCTCAGCTGCGACATCAGAAGGACCCGTCTTGATCACTTCCGCCCCACGCGTCTCCGCATGCACGCCTGGGCGAGGATCGCGCGAAGAGGACTCGCTACGTGAGCCAGCGTCGTTAAGCGTCGTTAACCGGCTTGAAACGCGCTTTTCCTCTCGAGACTGGGCATATTGCCGAGCCCAATTGCCTGCGATCATCCCAAAGCCAGCGGCTAAGACGACTGCTTCCCACTGGGACGCGTGACCGATACCGAGAGCATCGAGCAACACCTTGACATTCAGCCCGACGAGCAGCACGCCGACCGCGCCACCGAGGACCGACGCATTAACTTTTCCGGCGAGCCACGCGGCAAACGGAGCGGTAACAATCCCGCCGATGAACAGGCCCAATGCCGGCGCAGCGTGGTGCTCAACTTCCCTGCTCAACACCGGTATGAAGCCCAGCGTTGCC of Corynebacterium kroppenstedtii DSM 44385 contains these proteins:
- a CDS encoding nitrite/sulfite reductase; this translates as MAPDLIAPRCETPSSQRSPIDPASCHNETKDKAMTTPTRNETAQHEASATGVDDSAQSRTRDATPTREKAASAARSTDSPRAQRASGRTTGGRAAGGCSRPRRKPKPQGQWAVDGHEALNDDEKIKAEDAGVAVAQRVRDIYALQGFDSIPANDLAPRFKWIGLYTQRRQDMDGEQTSIKSNAELQDHYFMMRIRLDGGVVNSEQLTVIGEISRDFARGTADFTDRQNVQLHWIRIEDVPEIWDRLNSVGLSTNFGCGDVPRVILGSPVAGVAADEIIDATPAIEEIKNNRLPKPEYSNLPRKFKTAISGNSRQDVTHEIQDLSFIGVRHPEHGPGFDVWVGGGLSTNPMLAQRLGVFVSLDEVPDVWEGIVSIFRDYGYRRLRNRARLKFLVADWGVEKLRSVLENDYLGHPLRDGVEPPVAPGYRDHIGVHDQQDGLKYVGVKPTVGHTEGRQLIRLAELADKFGSGRIRTTPNKELLFLDVKRGRVPHLLHALDNEGLSAKPSSFRRDIISCTGLEFCKLALVVTKQRAVRLADELEERLGDLDVPLKISLNGCPNSCARTQLADIGLKGQIVTDQDGNRVEGFQVHLGGALGFHPDFGRKLRGHKVTSAGLADYVERLVTKYKADRNKGEQFREWVLRAPDEDLQ